The Aedes aegypti strain LVP_AGWG chromosome 3, AaegL5.0 Primary Assembly, whole genome shotgun sequence genome contains a region encoding:
- the LOC5578345 gene encoding stromal membrane-associated protein 1, with protein sequence MSRKNETERQKQIQEKCQMLLTKMLRDDDNKYCVDCDAKGPRWASWNLGVFLCIRCAGIHRNLGVHISRVKSVNLDSWTPEQVVSLEQMGNSRARAVYEALLPDGFRRPQTDSALESFIRAKYEHKKYLAREWVPPPPPKVDWDKEIDEEIERQKRKKKAASSGGTISLGTTGSLGSSSDKKSSTSSNSTTAAVPLPKLKAPASSTKASSRNSTETAASLAANNSQTSSDLLGLSLGGDVTPKKTNGESTLDILSSGGPDRPSEKAAGGDELSSNLAKEEADFFNQAPSKGTDAQGKLTKDKIMALYGSAPTTMVNNNFGGAFGNFNSFQPNAYPPAPNVAMNPYQMNNGQPAPAAGGFGAFQAFPTANGQYMVPGAATGAPNMQAANLMYNGPFQSAAVPTTAQSQPAFGAIQFPNPLQSQQVPSAGGFVGMTGAVPAFANFPPQPTQTQPDKLSNQFGTMNLRDVWQ encoded by the exons ATGAGTCGGAAGAATGAAACGGAGCGGCAGAAGCAGATCCAGGAAAAATGCCAAATGCTGCTGACGAAGATGCTGCGGGACGATGACAACAAGTACTGCGTGGACTGTGACGCCAAGGGACCTCGCTGGGCTTCGTGGAATCTGGGCGTGTTCCTGTGCATAAGATGCGCTGGCATCCATCGCAATTTGGGGGTGCACATCTCTCGGGTCAAGTCGGTAAATCTGGACAGCTGGACGCCGGAGCAAGTG GTATCCTTAGAGCAGATGGGTAACTCACGAGCCAGAGCAGTATACGAGGCACTGTTACCGGATGGTTTCCGGCGGCCACAAACTGATTCGGCGTTGGAGAGTTTCATCCGTGCCAAGTACGAACACAAGAAATATCTGGCACGAGAGTGGGTTCCACCTCCGCCACCAAAAGTAGACTGGGACAAAGAGATTGACGAGGAAATTGAGCGACAGAAGCGCAAGAAGAAGGCTGCCTCTAGTGGGGGAACCATTTCGCTGGGCACGACTGGTTCGTTGGGAAGTTCGTCAGATAAGAAAAGTTCGACCAGTTCAAACTCGACTACGGCAGCGGTTCCATTGCCAAAACTTAAAGCTCCGGCCAGCAGTACGAAGGCGTCAAGCAGAAACTCGACTGAAACGGCGGCAAGTTTAGCTGCTAATAATAGTCAGACCTCATCAGATTTGTTGGGGTTGTCTTTGGGAGGAGATGTAACTCCAAAGAAGACAAATGGCGAGAGCACGCTGGATATCTTATCGAGTGGAGGACCGGATAGGCCAAGTGAAAAAGCCGCTGGCGGCGATGAGCTCTCCTCCAACTTGGCGAAAGAAGAGGCTGACTTTTTTAATCAAGCTCCTAGTAAAGGTACTGATGCTCAGGGAAAGTTAACGAAGGACAAAATCATGGCTCTTTACGGGTCTGCACCTACGACAATGGTGAACAACAATTTTGGAGGAGCGTTTGGTAATTTCAACAGTTTCCAACCTAACGCTTACCCTCCGGCACCAAATGTAGCGATGAATCCTTATCAGATGAATAATGGTCAACCTGCGCCAGCAGCTGGTGGATTTGGTGCCTTCCAGGCTTTCCCTACGGCAAATGGCCAGTACATGGTTCCAGGTGCTGCGACGGGGGCTCCAAATATGCAAGCTGCTAACCTGATGTATAATGGACCATTCCAATCGGCTGCTGTGCCGACGACGGCTCAGTCTCAACCGGCATTCGGTGCAATTCAGTTTCCCAATCCCCTGCAAAGTCAACAAGTGCCGTCAGCCGGTGGCTTCGTCGGTATGACCGGCGCTGTTCCAGCCTTTGCAAACTTTCCCCCGCAACCGACGCAGACTCAACCCGACAAGTTAAGCAATCAGTTCGGTACCATGAACCTACGAGACGTGTGGCAATAA